Genomic window (Lewinellaceae bacterium):
TGCAAGATCAACTGGCAAATCAGGGCTACGCGGGCAACGAAAGCGCTCCAATCTTCAATCTTGGGGAAGAGCCAGTAGCGCGACCTATGCGGTTGGAGCTCGTTCCTTTTTTAAAATCACCCCTACGTACCGTGGGGAGATCCGATCTACCAAGCCTTGTTCCTCGGCTACTATAGATAATAGCTCGTGAGTCCACTGTGTAACGGGAATACTGTAATCGCAAGGCTTCCTGCAGGCCAATGCCGTTATCTGCTGTTCCTGCTCCAGCGTAATCGTTTTAGGGGCTCCGGGACGGGCAGCGTCTTTGAGCAGGCTTAACATTTGCCGGAGTAATTCCAAGTCGCTAACCCCTTGTCCGTTTGGCCCTTGTTCAAATTCGCACAGCGCCTTATAGCTCGTTATCCAGCGCCTGCGCCAGCGCCTAACCCGTTTGATGTTCATGTTCAAATCCCGGGACAAAGCTAAATTGCTCTGGCCCGCATAGGCTCCTAAAACAATGCTGATGCGTGCGCGCTGATACTCTGCCGTGCTTCGCCGGTTATAGTGCCGCTCTAATATGCCCTTTTGTCGCTCGCTAAGGAGCAACGGCGGCAGGGGGCGTCCTTTACCCATAGGTGGTTCCTTTTTGTCAAAGAACTATAACGAAAGTTTTATCCCTTTATTTAGTGCCGGAGGCACTAGACTTTGCACATGACGTCATTTTAAGCCGGAAGCGACCGAAGAAAGTCCCGTACCGAGGAACGAGGTCGGGGTGCGAACTCGCAAGTCGGAACTGGGCTTCGAATAGGCGCCAAGTGCCGTTTTTCCGCCTTCCGATTTGCTTCGTCAGTCGCTTCGTTGACCCGTCCAAAGTCCAGTAACAAAGGCAAGCCATAAAATATTAGCATGGTGTCTTCCTGAAGCACTCATTAACCAAACTCTGATATTATGAGGTACTTCCTGCCACACCTTTTCAGCCTATTATTTTGTTGCTGCATTTTGTTTTTCGAGTCAAACGCTCAAAACGCTTTCAATTGCACCAACACATACTATCCGGGCTGCAATGGCGTCACAGCCATCCTGGAGCAAGTCCCCTATAATCTTGTTTATCCAGGATGTCAGATTTATGAAGAACCCTGCCTTTTTGAAAACTGCGAAATCGGGCTGGGCCGCTACTTGTCAAGAGCTGTTTCTATGGAGGGGTTAGTTGATTTCATCATCGAAGCTACCTGCTGGGGAATTTATAATCCACCGCCGCGGAATTCATCGGTGAATTGTACCCCTCCCTATGATTTGTGTGAAACCAGGTATTGCCCTGATGAATATGCCCGGAGCATTGAAATGCTTATAAAAATAAAGGCACAGTTTATTCTGAGGACGACAACAGCGTGGTACAGGGAAAAATTTTTCCAACCCGCTCCCTTTACCGAATTTAATGTATGGGGAAGGTCAAGGCAACTTGTTTGCGATATCAATGCTGCTTATGATTGCGCCAACCTCCGCCGCCCGATCATACAAGCCGGAATTTTCGAATCCATTTCTGCGTTCAGCGAATTTGATGGATTGATTCGTATTCCCCCCGATGTGATTGCTTTAGCGGATGCCTATAACCTTTTCACCCCGGAAGAAAGGCTGGACTATTTTACTGGCGACACCCCAAGGGATGACCTAACATTCGAAAGGGACGAGATAATAAGGGATACCGACGATACCGGGAATATCGATATCAGAAAGATTGAGGCAAGGTTATGGTTCCTTTATCAAGCCAAAGCCTATATTGATTTTGGTTACAAGGCCCTTCACATGGGGCAACATCATGTATATGGCCATCATGACACCGGATTTGACAAGCTGTATCACCTCTTGAAAGCAATAAGAGGATATGCAGATGACATAGGCTCATTCGTAATCCTGAACGGTGAAAACCTCGAACATGAAATCGCTAAATGGAAGGATACTGATCCTCCGGTTTTATTGTTCGATTTTGAAGCCAGGGCCATGCGGCCAAGGGAGGTCAGCACTCCACAGGTGCCCGGGGATATTAATGGATGTGATTCGCCTGTTGATGCCTTCATGTTTGAGCGCACGCCATGTGAAAACGAACCCTACAAAGCCTTTATCGACCAATGCGTTATTCAGGGCGGGCCCGAAAATCATTTATCATCAGGAGGTATTCATCCGCTGGGTTGTATGGTGGAGCAACAACCGTATTTGATCTATTTCGACTTTGGCCCCGGGACTGCTTACCGGGATACAACAATCAATGGAACCCCCTGCAAAACGCCTGCCCTGGATGACATAGGCCAAGCTGCAATATCCTATCCTCCTACGCCATGGACAAAATTGGCCTGGGGGTTTGATGACCAGCGGTGGTTCGGAAATGAATTAGGCCCGGAGTGCCGGGAGTGGTGGTTTAACCATTTTTACTGCGAACAGCGAAATTACCACAACGGCCATGGGTTCATTCAGATTCCCGGCCTTCTCAATATCGGCAAACCTGAAAATTCTTGTCAGGCTGCTTTGAACGCACAAAATATGACCCAGGAACCCGCTTCCAGCGGCAAATTTCTACTGGCAGACGATCAAAACCTGCTCACAAGCATATCAGAAACCCTAACCCCCAAACCGGCAACAATGAAAATAACCTCTCACTGTGATATCGCAAATGCTGATTGTCATTTCAGATGTGCAGGAATGACTGCTCCATTAGGTTACCTGTATAAGGCATGGAAAACATGGTACAAATTCGAGCTTGGCGGCGATCCGGATTGCTCTTCCACTTATTCGTGGCAGATCCTTGATCCGGACGGAGAATGGCTCCCACTTGCATTTGGGCCGGAGCGGAACTTCTGCCCGAAGAAAGTTGGCGTTTACAAAGTGTTTTTGCGCCAGGATAATTATGCCTTCGGCCCGGATGTTGATCCTGGCCGCAACGGAGTTATTCAGCAAGAGGAAGAGATATATGTTGAAACCGTGGTTTGCAATTGTTCTCTGGAGCCCTACGAAAATTGTCAGGAGGCAGAACAAGGGTTAACCTCCGAAAAATGCTCTATTCCGGAAAAGAAGATTAATAGAACGAACGCCCGCAATTTAGAAATCTATCCTAATCCTGCGAAGAACCAAATAACTCTATCTTACAGCTTTATGAAAGGGCAACATTACTCTGTCGACCTGTTGGATATGCTGGGCAGAAAAATTTCCGTTCATCCATTAGAAGTGCAAGCATCCGGGAACACTTTCCCTTTATCTCTTTCTTCCAATCTTGCAAGAGGGGTTTACCTGATAGTTTTAAGGATTGACGGGATGCCTGTTGAAAAGGGGAAAATAATGATCGAATAACTCGGTTCATCTGTTTTAGCTGAAAATAATTCCGTTTGACCATGGCGTTAAAAAAACTCCTCCTCCCTTTTTGCTTAGCCTTCGCGTTCCTGCTTCGGGCACAATCCTCCCTGAATGCCGACAGCCTGCTGGCCCACGTAAAAGAACTCTCCTCCGACCAATACGAAGGCCGCCGCACCCAGGAGCCGGGCAACCTGCTGGCCGGCGAGTACATCCGCCAGCGCTTCGAAGCCTTCGGGCTGGAACGGTTCGACTCCAGCTATGTGCAGCCCTTCAGTTTTTACAGCCGTTGGCAGAAGCAACGCTGCGACGGCCGCAACCTCATCGGCTACGTCAAAGGAACGGAATATCCCGATTTGTACATCGTGCTGAGCGCCCACTACGACCACCTCGGGGAACGGGACGGAAAAATCTATAACGGCGCGGACGACAACGCCGGCGGCGTCGGCGCCCTGCTGGAAATGGCGCGCTGCTTCAGCCGGCGCCCGCCCAAGCATTCTATCCTCTTCGCCGCCTTTGACGCCGAGGAAATGGGCCTGCGCGGCGCAGACCATTTTCTGGAAGAACCGCCGATGCCCCTGTCACACATCCTGCTCAACATCAATATGGATATGATCAGCCGGAATGAACAGCGGGAACTGTATGTTGTGGGAACCGGCTACAACCCCTTTCTCAGGGCCCCGCTCGAAAAGCTGGGCAAGGCTTGCCCAATTGCCATCTCCTTCGGCCACGAGCAGCCGGAACCTTCCCGGCCCGACGACTGGACCATGGCCTCCGACCACGGCAAATTCCATCAAAAAAACATCCCTTTCCTTTACTTCGGAGTGGAAGACCACGAGGACTACCATCAGCCTACCGATGATTACGAACGCATTATGCCGGATTTTTATACCCGGGCGGCAGAATTTATCCTGGAGAGCCTGCTTTATCTGGATGAGCACTGGGAGAGGTTGGCGAGGAGGTGATTTGGAAGATGCTGTGGATGCCGGAGCATAGCGGAGGCCCCGTGCCGGCGATAGCCGCGTCGGGGCTGTGGATGCCGGAGCGCAGCGGAGGCCCCGTACCGGCGATAGCCGCGTCGGGGCTGTGGATGCCGGAGCGCAGCGGAGGCCCCGTACCGGCGATAGCCGCGTCGGGGCTGTGGATGCGGGCACAATAGCATCTACGGCCCGCCCTGTGGAATAATTGCTATGCAAATTCCACAGGGCCCGATCAGGGCCCAACATCGCCTGGATTTGCGTAGCAAAACCAGGAAAGTATCAATAGCATCATTTCTCAAAAGCAGTCAACTCCATATACCCTTCGACCTCCCCATTGTCACCGTACGTCTCGGAACGCACCAGCCCCACGCCTTCCGCATAGTACTCCACGGATTGGAACGCCTTGTCAAGCATCATTTTTACATTGGTCGTTTGGGTGAGTTTGTAGCAATCGAATACCCCGGCAGGGGTGGAGATGGTATCTTTCCCCACTACTTTTCTGTCCGAAATATTGACCATCATATCGACAATAGTGACGCCGTCGGCGCCTGCCATGATATGGGTGCTGGCGTCCGGCAGTTCCTGCCCTTTCTCAAAGGCCCCGGGTATAGTCAGTTCTTCTCCTTTGATGGTTACCTCCATGTTGGAAAAAGACTGTTGCATGGCCGGGTTAAGCATGGAGCTGACGTCAATGCTGATGACCCCATTTTCACACCGCACCAGATATTCTCCGGAAAACTGCTCCTT
Coding sequences:
- a CDS encoding T9SS type A sorting domain-containing protein; protein product: MRYFLPHLFSLLFCCCILFFESNAQNAFNCTNTYYPGCNGVTAILEQVPYNLVYPGCQIYEEPCLFENCEIGLGRYLSRAVSMEGLVDFIIEATCWGIYNPPPRNSSVNCTPPYDLCETRYCPDEYARSIEMLIKIKAQFILRTTTAWYREKFFQPAPFTEFNVWGRSRQLVCDINAAYDCANLRRPIIQAGIFESISAFSEFDGLIRIPPDVIALADAYNLFTPEERLDYFTGDTPRDDLTFERDEIIRDTDDTGNIDIRKIEARLWFLYQAKAYIDFGYKALHMGQHHVYGHHDTGFDKLYHLLKAIRGYADDIGSFVILNGENLEHEIAKWKDTDPPVLLFDFEARAMRPREVSTPQVPGDINGCDSPVDAFMFERTPCENEPYKAFIDQCVIQGGPENHLSSGGIHPLGCMVEQQPYLIYFDFGPGTAYRDTTINGTPCKTPALDDIGQAAISYPPTPWTKLAWGFDDQRWFGNELGPECREWWFNHFYCEQRNYHNGHGFIQIPGLLNIGKPENSCQAALNAQNMTQEPASSGKFLLADDQNLLTSISETLTPKPATMKITSHCDIANADCHFRCAGMTAPLGYLYKAWKTWYKFELGGDPDCSSTYSWQILDPDGEWLPLAFGPERNFCPKKVGVYKVFLRQDNYAFGPDVDPGRNGVIQQEEEIYVETVVCNCSLEPYENCQEAEQGLTSEKCSIPEKKINRTNARNLEIYPNPAKNQITLSYSFMKGQHYSVDLLDMLGRKISVHPLEVQASGNTFPLSLSSNLARGVYLIVLRIDGMPVEKGKIMIE
- a CDS encoding M20/M25/M40 family metallo-hydrolase yields the protein MALKKLLLPFCLAFAFLLRAQSSLNADSLLAHVKELSSDQYEGRRTQEPGNLLAGEYIRQRFEAFGLERFDSSYVQPFSFYSRWQKQRCDGRNLIGYVKGTEYPDLYIVLSAHYDHLGERDGKIYNGADDNAGGVGALLEMARCFSRRPPKHSILFAAFDAEEMGLRGADHFLEEPPMPLSHILLNINMDMISRNEQRELYVVGTGYNPFLRAPLEKLGKACPIAISFGHEQPEPSRPDDWTMASDHGKFHQKNIPFLYFGVEDHEDYHQPTDDYERIMPDFYTRAAEFILESLLYLDEHWERLARR